One window of the Kallotenue papyrolyticum genome contains the following:
- a CDS encoding DUF547 domain-containing protein: protein MEEHTHHIARQHSAPAPGLQRLAEASVWLSSAALRRRPLRVAPLRQGVGAGRVQHGEWQALLLRFVRDGVVDYVTLRRVRRLLEAYLERLAEHDPERFADADDQLAFYLNAYNAIAVYQIVIHPGARSLREVPGAFTRSFAVGRRNLSLHALHGGVLRAFGDPRVHVAIVPAARGAAPLQAQAFTGASLQAELDAALRRLLADPRRGARYDAARNTLWLSPIFGWFAGDFLYPQAMPGLRGLLAGWRHPQRVVSVLQPYLPPEIIAALAQHPTVRFLAFDWSLNDRPAH from the coding sequence GTGGAAGAGCACACCCACCACATCGCTCGGCAACATTCGGCTCCGGCGCCCGGGCTGCAGCGGCTGGCAGAGGCCAGCGTCTGGCTAAGCAGCGCTGCGCTACGCCGCCGACCGCTGCGCGTTGCGCCGCTGCGGCAGGGCGTCGGCGCGGGACGCGTGCAGCATGGCGAATGGCAGGCGCTGCTGCTGCGCTTTGTGCGCGACGGCGTGGTGGATTATGTCACACTGCGGCGCGTACGCCGGCTGCTAGAAGCCTACCTGGAGCGACTGGCCGAGCACGATCCCGAACGCTTCGCCGATGCCGATGATCAGCTCGCCTTCTACCTCAACGCTTACAACGCGATCGCGGTCTATCAGATCGTGATCCATCCCGGCGCGCGCTCACTGCGCGAGGTTCCCGGTGCCTTTACCCGATCGTTCGCGGTCGGTAGGCGCAACCTTTCGCTCCATGCGTTGCATGGTGGCGTCTTACGCGCGTTTGGCGATCCACGCGTGCATGTCGCCATCGTGCCGGCGGCGCGCGGCGCAGCGCCCTTGCAGGCGCAGGCCTTCACAGGCGCGAGTCTGCAGGCCGAGCTCGACGCCGCGCTGCGCCGCCTGCTGGCCGATCCCCGGCGCGGCGCACGTTACGATGCCGCGCGCAACACGCTCTGGCTGTCGCCGATCTTCGGCTGGTTCGCGGGCGACTTTCTCTACCCGCAGGCTATGCCCGGCCTGCGCGGCCTGCTGGCCGGCTGGCGCCATCCGCAGCGCGTTGTAAGCGTGCTCCAGCCCTATCTGCCGCCGGAGATCATCGCAGCGCTGGCGCAGCACCCCACTGTGCGCTTCCTCGCCTTCGACTGGTCGCTCAACGATCGACCTGCGCACTGA
- the corA gene encoding magnesium/cobalt transporter CorA, with protein MHELIVCRRPGQFLTNVDPAQISELRRQHDTILWLDLLAPSVAELRLLQEEFGFHPLAIEDAARPAQRPKVDSYDHYYFVVFYCLRMDVDRLSITPIYLFIGHNYLVTVHHAPVPQIAETLRRWRAPDSPLGQDIGALIYALLDAIVDEYFPLMDAVADRAENLEERIFDRFDEGVLQAIFQLKKDLLQLRRVIAPERDVLNVMLRRDIPVFDQQDVTYLQDVYDHLLRTLDAVDTYRDLLSSALDSFLSMQSNRLNQVVKALTIASIILMSVTLVAGIYGMNFRYMPELEWRYGYAWALGLMAAIALGLILFFRRIRWL; from the coding sequence ATGCATGAACTGATCGTTTGCCGACGGCCCGGCCAGTTTCTGACCAACGTCGATCCCGCGCAGATCAGCGAGCTGCGCCGTCAGCACGACACCATCCTCTGGCTGGACCTGCTGGCGCCGAGCGTGGCTGAGTTGCGCCTGTTGCAGGAGGAGTTCGGCTTTCATCCCCTGGCAATCGAAGATGCGGCGCGCCCCGCGCAACGCCCCAAGGTCGACAGCTACGACCACTACTACTTCGTGGTCTTCTACTGTCTGCGCATGGACGTCGACCGCCTCTCCATCACGCCAATCTACCTCTTCATCGGCCACAACTACCTGGTCACTGTGCACCACGCGCCCGTGCCGCAGATCGCCGAGACGCTGCGCCGCTGGCGCGCGCCGGATTCGCCGCTGGGTCAGGATATCGGTGCGTTGATCTATGCGCTGCTGGACGCGATTGTGGACGAGTACTTTCCGCTGATGGACGCCGTCGCCGATCGCGCCGAGAACCTGGAGGAGCGCATTTTCGACCGCTTTGACGAGGGTGTGCTGCAGGCCATCTTTCAGCTCAAAAAGGATCTGTTGCAGTTGCGGCGCGTGATCGCGCCGGAGCGCGATGTGCTCAACGTCATGCTGCGCCGCGACATCCCGGTCTTCGATCAGCAGGATGTGACCTACCTGCAGGATGTGTACGATCACCTGCTGCGCACGCTCGATGCGGTGGATACCTACCGTGACCTGCTCTCCAGCGCGCTGGATAGTTTCCTCTCGATGCAGAGCAATCGCCTCAACCAGGTCGTCAAGGCGCTGACGATCGCCTCGATCATCCTGATGTCGGTGACGCTGGTGGCCGGTATCTACGGCATGAACTTCCGCTACATGCCCGAACTGGAGTGGCGCTACGGCTACGCCTGGGCACTGGGCCTGATGGCGGCGATTGCCCTGGGCCTGATCCTCTTCTTCCGGCGCATCCGCTGGTTGTGA
- the mgtE gene encoding magnesium transporter: MPTIQDLDLVLDQVRALLAQGRVEAAAQVIAALRPTEAADVVAALHPADGADVLEELDPEERAEVVEELEPEVGAEVLAEFDAEERADLARRLDVESLSELLDEMAPDDAADVLADIDQQRAAAALAEMDHAAEVRELLTHDEESAGGLMIPHAITFRQDATVAQVIDFLRQHKPTEESSYYIFVTDAADRLIGVVSLRQLIVADPQTRLGAIMNPDVIAADVDTDQEECARLLARYDLLALPIVDAERRLVGVVTADDLFDVAEEEATEDMYHLANLDADEDVADSVWRSSRRRLTWLFINLPTALLAGWVVSRFEHTIQLVPALAAFLPIIGGQGGNAGIQTLTLIVRSLALGEITLRDSWRALSREFVIGLVNGVIFGGCVALLALAWQGNPLIGVVVGCAMLLNLIAAAVGGTLVPLGLRLLRIDPALASGVIVTTITDVTGFFCLLGLTTLLISYGLMLIG; encoded by the coding sequence ATGCCAACCATTCAAGATCTTGATCTTGTACTCGATCAGGTACGGGCATTGCTGGCGCAAGGGCGCGTGGAGGCAGCCGCGCAGGTGATCGCTGCGCTGCGCCCCACCGAGGCGGCCGATGTGGTCGCCGCGCTCCACCCGGCGGACGGCGCGGATGTGCTCGAAGAGCTCGATCCCGAAGAGCGCGCCGAGGTGGTCGAAGAGCTGGAGCCGGAGGTCGGCGCCGAGGTGCTGGCCGAGTTCGACGCCGAGGAGCGCGCCGACCTGGCCCGGCGCCTAGATGTCGAGTCGCTGTCGGAGCTGCTCGACGAGATGGCGCCCGACGACGCCGCCGACGTGTTGGCGGACATCGATCAGCAGCGCGCCGCAGCGGCGCTGGCCGAAATGGATCACGCCGCCGAGGTGCGCGAGCTGCTGACGCACGACGAGGAGAGCGCCGGCGGCCTGATGATCCCGCACGCGATCACCTTTCGCCAGGACGCCACCGTCGCGCAGGTGATTGACTTTCTGCGGCAGCACAAGCCCACTGAGGAAAGCAGCTACTACATCTTCGTGACCGACGCCGCCGACCGGCTGATCGGCGTGGTCTCGCTGCGGCAGTTGATCGTTGCCGATCCCCAGACACGCCTCGGCGCGATCATGAATCCCGACGTGATCGCGGCGGATGTTGATACCGACCAGGAAGAGTGCGCGCGCTTGCTGGCGCGCTACGATCTGCTAGCCCTGCCGATTGTGGACGCCGAGCGCCGCCTGGTAGGCGTGGTCACCGCCGATGACCTCTTCGACGTGGCCGAGGAAGAGGCCACCGAAGACATGTACCACCTGGCCAACCTGGACGCCGACGAGGACGTCGCCGACAGCGTCTGGCGCTCATCGCGGCGGCGGCTGACCTGGCTGTTCATCAATCTGCCGACTGCACTGCTGGCGGGCTGGGTCGTCAGCCGTTTCGAGCACACCATTCAGCTCGTTCCGGCACTGGCGGCCTTCCTGCCGATCATCGGCGGGCAGGGCGGCAACGCCGGCATCCAGACGCTGACGCTGATCGTGCGCTCGCTGGCCCTGGGCGAGATCACGCTGCGCGACTCATGGCGCGCGCTGTCGCGCGAGTTTGTGATCGGCCTGGTCAACGGCGTGATCTTTGGCGGCTGCGTTGCACTGCTGGCGCTCGCCTGGCAGGGCAATCCGCTGATCGGCGTGGTGGTCGGCTGTGCCATGTTGCTCAATTTGATCGCCGCCGCGGTCGGCGGCACGCTGGTGCCGCTGGGCTTGCGGCTGCTGCGCATCGATCCGGCACTGGCGTCGGGCGTGATCGTCACAACGATCACCGACGTCACCGGCTTCTTCTGCCTGCTGGGGCTGACGACCCTACTTATCAGCTATGGTCTGATGCTGATCGGCTGA
- a CDS encoding ROK family transcriptional regulator produces the protein MQGKPVTADLALMRELNQALILNLVRQQGLISRAEIAERTRLSRSTVSAIVNELIAAERIYELKKGASRGGRRPILLGLNYRAQCAIGIELATTYLDLVITDLRAEIVFARRQPFDINVGPEAALATVQQAVEQALAASGIESHRVAGVGIGVPGPLAGTAARMIAPPIMPGWNGVVLKERFSAALPYPVIVDNDANLGALAEYRLGVGQGIRNMAYIYLSHTGIGAGLILNGAIYRGDIGSAGEIGHLTIAEDGPRCSCGSYGCLEAMAGVPRLLQQVAALTGAASLTLDELIARARQGDAVVAQVLAGAGHYLGIAVASLLNLCNPGLVVLGGPLAEAGDALLAAVRTTAERRALPITLQQCRIVAGALGAHAVALGAAGQIIQGVFSPAALETLVEQL, from the coding sequence ATGCAGGGCAAGCCGGTCACTGCCGATCTGGCGCTGATGCGCGAGCTCAACCAGGCGCTGATCCTCAACCTGGTGCGTCAGCAAGGGTTGATCTCGCGCGCCGAGATCGCCGAGCGCACGCGGCTGAGCCGTTCGACCGTCTCGGCGATCGTCAATGAGCTGATCGCCGCCGAGCGCATCTATGAGCTGAAGAAGGGCGCCTCGCGCGGCGGGCGGCGCCCGATCTTGCTGGGGCTCAACTACCGGGCGCAGTGTGCGATTGGCATTGAGCTGGCGACGACCTACCTCGACCTGGTCATCACCGATTTGCGCGCCGAGATCGTGTTTGCGCGGCGCCAGCCCTTCGATATCAACGTTGGTCCTGAGGCGGCGTTGGCCACGGTGCAGCAGGCGGTGGAGCAGGCGCTGGCGGCGAGCGGCATCGAGTCGCATCGCGTCGCCGGGGTTGGCATCGGCGTGCCGGGGCCGCTGGCCGGCACGGCGGCGCGCATGATTGCCCCGCCGATCATGCCCGGCTGGAACGGCGTAGTCCTCAAAGAACGCTTCAGCGCGGCGCTGCCCTACCCGGTGATCGTGGACAACGACGCCAACCTGGGCGCGTTGGCGGAGTATCGCCTCGGTGTCGGCCAGGGCATTCGCAACATGGCCTACATCTACCTGAGCCACACCGGCATTGGCGCCGGCCTGATCCTGAACGGCGCGATCTACCGTGGTGACATCGGCTCTGCCGGCGAGATCGGCCACCTGACCATCGCCGAGGATGGTCCGCGCTGTTCATGCGGCTCGTACGGTTGCCTGGAGGCCATGGCCGGCGTGCCGCGCCTGCTGCAGCAGGTGGCAGCGCTGACCGGTGCGGCGTCGCTCACCCTCGATGAGCTGATCGCGCGTGCACGACAGGGCGACGCGGTGGTTGCCCAGGTACTGGCCGGCGCCGGTCACTACCTTGGTATTGCTGTTGCCAGCCTGCTCAATCTGTGCAATCCAGGGCTGGTGGTGCTGGGTGGGCCGTTGGCCGAAGCCGGTGATGCTCTGCTGGCGGCGGTGCGCACCACTGCCGAACGCCGCGCCCTGCCGATCACGCTGCAGCAGTGTCGCATCGTGGCCGGCGCGCTTGGCGCGCACGCCGTGGCCCTGGGCGCCGCCGGCCAGATTATTCAGGGCGTCTTCAGCCCGGCAGCGCTGGAGACGCTGGTGGAGCAATTGTGA
- a CDS encoding sugar ABC transporter substrate-binding protein, which yields MKRIASLVLLVMLASLLAACGGGGQTTASPSPAASPSPVAEASPSPAAQASPAPEASPAASPSPAAQASPGATASPAGTAGAGDSCQTSAAKVDKLVWWTRVQQADPEWDEVQQIAQAYTQRTGTPVEIVNVPDADFRSRMSVAAPAGEGPDVFGPVAHDWIGEFAIQQIAAEVPQGAIKNQDEIIESALSAATLDGKLYGAPLFVESVALIYNKDMVPEPPKTWDELVQKAKELTQGETYGFAFPLLEQYHEGPFLQGFGGYIFKYDPASGFDIDDIGLNNQGSIEAIKFLRDMYHKQNPPMPEVVIDRANMHGVVEGMMESGQLAMTINGPWREVPLQEAGINYGVAKLPTLPNGQPMKPFLGVQVIGASAFSQHKEAAFDLMNFITCTDSVVTYFKGSAKVPVRQSALQASEVQANPNVAVWNEQASEGIPMPNIPAMANVWKPWGDAVDAIIPPNTPDDQIQQIMDTAVEQIRAAIKQTQG from the coding sequence ATGAAGCGCATTGCTTCGCTGGTCCTGTTGGTGATGCTAGCCTCGCTGCTGGCGGCCTGTGGTGGCGGCGGCCAGACCACGGCCAGCCCCAGCCCGGCTGCCAGTCCGTCTCCCGTTGCAGAAGCCTCGCCCTCGCCCGCAGCGCAAGCCTCACCTGCGCCGGAAGCTTCGCCTGCCGCCTCACCCTCGCCCGCAGCGCAAGCGTCGCCGGGCGCGACCGCCTCGCCCGCCGGTACGGCTGGCGCTGGCGATAGCTGTCAGACCAGCGCGGCCAAGGTGGACAAGCTGGTGTGGTGGACGCGCGTGCAGCAGGCCGATCCGGAGTGGGATGAGGTCCAGCAGATCGCGCAGGCCTACACCCAGCGCACCGGCACGCCGGTTGAGATCGTGAATGTGCCGGATGCCGACTTCCGCTCGCGCATGTCGGTGGCGGCGCCCGCCGGCGAGGGACCGGATGTCTTCGGCCCGGTGGCGCACGACTGGATCGGCGAGTTCGCGATCCAGCAGATTGCCGCGGAAGTGCCGCAGGGCGCGATCAAAAACCAGGACGAGATCATTGAGTCGGCGCTATCGGCGGCGACGCTGGATGGCAAGCTCTACGGCGCGCCGCTGTTTGTGGAGTCGGTGGCGCTGATCTACAACAAGGACATGGTGCCGGAGCCGCCCAAGACCTGGGATGAGCTGGTGCAGAAGGCCAAGGAGCTAACCCAGGGCGAGACCTACGGCTTCGCTTTCCCGCTGCTGGAGCAGTACCACGAGGGTCCCTTCCTGCAGGGCTTTGGTGGCTACATCTTCAAGTACGATCCGGCTAGCGGCTTCGACATCGACGACATCGGCCTGAACAACCAGGGCAGCATCGAGGCGATCAAGTTCCTGCGTGACATGTACCACAAGCAGAACCCGCCCATGCCCGAAGTGGTGATCGACCGCGCCAACATGCACGGCGTGGTGGAGGGCATGATGGAGTCCGGCCAGCTGGCGATGACGATCAACGGCCCGTGGCGCGAAGTGCCGCTGCAGGAGGCCGGCATCAACTACGGCGTGGCCAAGCTGCCGACGCTGCCCAACGGCCAGCCGATGAAGCCCTTCCTGGGCGTGCAGGTGATCGGCGCCAGCGCCTTCAGCCAGCACAAGGAAGCCGCCTTTGATCTGATGAACTTCATCACCTGCACCGACAGCGTGGTGACCTACTTCAAGGGCAGCGCCAAGGTGCCGGTGCGCCAGAGCGCGCTCCAGGCGTCGGAGGTGCAGGCCAATCCCAACGTGGCGGTCTGGAACGAGCAGGCCAGCGAGGGCATCCCGATGCCTAACATCCCGGCGATGGCCAACGTCTGGAAGCCGTGGGGCGACGCCGTGGACGCGATCATCCCGCCGAACACGCCCGACGACCAGATCCAGCAGATCATGGACACCGCCGTCGAGCAGATTCGCGCGGCGATCAAGCAGACGCAGGGCTAA
- a CDS encoding carbohydrate ABC transporter permease, giving the protein MASQVLLPTSPQGGASAPAPRRRTQWVAFLYLLPVIIATLLFTIVPAAYTFYLSFTNYSLFHFLEYDFIGLENYRRALAIGNEFFPVLGWTAIFMVGSTVLNVGTGALLALMLNHPRLRERNLYRTILIIPWALPGILLTQVWRGIFNTQGPLNLLLSYVGIERINWFADATAARVALLAVNLWFSYPFFMLTSLAALQAIPRDLYEVADLDGAGRWARFRYITWPFMLGAITPLIITQLAYQFNNAGLIILLTEGLPLAYPGATYGATDTLASYAYKLVYSLRQYGYAAAYSIVIFFIVAAFTLFNAWWTGSFKEVER; this is encoded by the coding sequence ATGGCCTCACAGGTTCTTCTGCCCACCAGCCCGCAGGGGGGCGCCAGCGCGCCGGCGCCTCGGCGACGCACGCAGTGGGTCGCGTTTTTGTATCTCCTGCCGGTGATCATCGCCACCCTGCTGTTCACGATCGTACCGGCAGCCTACACCTTCTACCTCTCGTTCACCAACTACAGCCTATTCCACTTTCTGGAGTACGACTTCATCGGCTTGGAGAACTACCGGCGCGCGCTGGCGATCGGCAACGAGTTCTTTCCCGTGCTGGGCTGGACGGCGATCTTCATGGTCGGCTCGACCGTGCTCAACGTCGGTACCGGCGCGCTGCTGGCGCTGATGCTCAACCATCCGCGCCTGCGCGAGCGCAACCTGTACCGGACGATCCTGATCATTCCCTGGGCGTTGCCCGGCATTCTGTTGACCCAGGTTTGGCGCGGCATTTTCAACACGCAGGGGCCGCTCAATCTGCTGCTGAGCTACGTTGGCATCGAGCGCATCAACTGGTTTGCCGACGCAACCGCCGCGCGCGTGGCGCTGTTAGCAGTTAACCTCTGGTTCAGCTACCCCTTTTTTATGCTGACCAGTTTGGCCGCGCTGCAAGCCATTCCGCGCGACCTGTACGAAGTCGCCGATCTGGACGGCGCCGGCCGCTGGGCGCGCTTCCGCTACATCACCTGGCCGTTCATGCTCGGCGCGATCACGCCGCTGATCATTACCCAACTGGCCTACCAGTTCAACAACGCCGGTCTGATCATCCTCTTGACCGAGGGGCTGCCGCTAGCCTATCCGGGCGCGACCTACGGCGCGACCGATACGCTAGCGAGCTATGCCTATAAGCTGGTCTATAGCCTGCGTCAGTATGGCTATGCGGCGGCGTATAGCATTGTGATCTTCTTTATCGTGGCGGCCTTTACCCTCTTCAACGCCTGGTGGACCGGCTCGTTCAAGGAGGTGGAGCGATGA
- a CDS encoding sugar ABC transporter permease: MTTGSRAAPRARPRSGVLASYRRQQALEVWAIRVIVILFLLASLFPTVYVVLYSFKGGGRALYSPTFIPQVLTLDNYRRLLQTQFPTWVWNSLLVGLSSGALSTLLATFAAYAFSRMRFPGRKYGILTLLIIQMLPVNMAVVAYFRMFQLVGLLNTRTSLVLIFGIGGGALAVWLMKNFMDSIPRELDEAAFIDGATLWQNFWRIIFPLVQPMLVAQFIFGFIGVYNEYILTTILIQDPKLYPLGVGVRTFSTQFSTNWTVFCAAAVLGSIPILVIFFLAQRLLVEGLTKGALKG; encoded by the coding sequence ATGACTACCGGTTCACGTGCCGCGCCACGCGCGCGCCCGCGCAGCGGCGTGCTGGCGTCGTATCGCCGGCAGCAAGCGCTGGAAGTTTGGGCCATCCGCGTGATCGTGATCCTCTTTCTGCTGGCCTCGCTCTTCCCCACGGTCTATGTGGTGCTCTACTCGTTCAAGGGTGGTGGTCGCGCGCTCTACAGCCCAACCTTTATTCCGCAGGTGCTGACGCTGGATAACTATCGCCGCCTGCTCCAGACGCAGTTCCCCACCTGGGTTTGGAATAGCCTGCTGGTCGGCCTGTCCAGCGGCGCGCTCTCGACCTTGCTGGCGACCTTTGCGGCCTACGCCTTCTCGCGCATGCGCTTCCCTGGCCGCAAGTATGGCATTCTCACGCTGTTGATCATCCAAATGCTGCCGGTCAACATGGCGGTGGTGGCCTACTTCCGCATGTTCCAACTGGTGGGCCTGCTCAACACGCGCACCTCGCTGGTGTTGATCTTCGGCATCGGTGGTGGTGCACTGGCGGTCTGGCTGATGAAGAACTTCATGGACAGCATTCCGCGCGAGTTGGACGAGGCCGCCTTTATCGATGGCGCGACGCTCTGGCAAAACTTCTGGCGCATCATCTTTCCGCTGGTGCAGCCGATGCTGGTGGCCCAGTTCATCTTCGGCTTCATCGGTGTGTACAACGAGTATATTCTGACGACGATCCTGATCCAGGATCCCAAGCTCTACCCGCTGGGCGTGGGCGTGCGCACCTTCTCGACGCAGTTCAGCACCAACTGGACCGTCTTCTGCGCCGCAGCGGTGTTGGGCTCGATCCCGATCCTGGTGATCTTTTTCCTGGCGCAACGGCTGCTGGTGGAAGGGCTCACCAAGGGTGCGCTCAAGGGCTAG
- a CDS encoding glycoside hydrolase family 13 protein has protein sequence MQYSIPTWVTQAVFYQIFPDRFARSARLAKPANLEPWDSEPTTYGYKGGDLLGVLERLDYLQDLGITAIYFNPIFQSASNHRYHTHDYYQVDPLLGGNSAFAELLAECKRRGLRIVLDGVFNHASRGFFQFNDILENGRFSPWLDWFYVDLPENDRPINAYDHTQPPGYRAWVGLHALPKFNTDNPQVREFLMRVGEHWMRQGIDGWRLDVAAEITTPGFWQEFRRRVRAINPEAYLVAEIWEECPQYLQGDQFDAVMNYPLTEALIRFVVGARTRRELVSDLGYRPWPPMDARAFADRVDALLRLYPWPVQLAQFNLLDSHDTARFLSIADGDEQSLRLALLLLMTLPGVPCIYYGDEIGMTGGRPDAQARRSFPWDHPERWNHALLAFFREAIRLRRAHPALQTGDFQRLYADDALYAFARRAPQEHLMVVVNAAADTREALLPLSGLAADRQPQRLVWGAPISHQPRAEGLLLRLAGRSVVVLAAASDATEVQR, from the coding sequence ATGCAGTACTCCATACCCACGTGGGTCACCCAGGCGGTCTTCTACCAGATCTTTCCGGATCGCTTCGCGCGCAGCGCGCGGCTCGCCAAGCCGGCCAACCTGGAGCCGTGGGACAGCGAGCCGACAACCTATGGCTACAAAGGCGGCGATCTGCTGGGCGTGCTTGAACGCCTTGACTACCTGCAGGATCTGGGCATCACCGCGATCTACTTCAATCCGATCTTTCAGTCGGCCTCGAACCATCGCTACCATACCCACGACTACTACCAGGTCGATCCGCTGCTGGGCGGTAACTCGGCCTTCGCGGAGCTCCTGGCCGAGTGCAAACGGCGCGGCCTGCGCATAGTGCTGGACGGCGTCTTCAACCATGCCAGCCGCGGCTTTTTCCAGTTCAACGATATTTTGGAGAATGGCCGCTTCTCGCCCTGGCTGGACTGGTTCTACGTCGATCTGCCCGAAAACGATCGTCCGATCAACGCCTATGATCATACGCAGCCGCCCGGCTATCGCGCTTGGGTCGGGCTGCATGCGCTGCCCAAGTTCAACACCGACAATCCGCAGGTGCGCGAGTTTCTGATGCGCGTGGGCGAGCACTGGATGCGCCAGGGCATCGACGGCTGGCGGCTGGATGTGGCCGCCGAGATCACCACGCCCGGCTTCTGGCAGGAGTTTCGCCGGCGGGTGCGGGCCATCAACCCAGAGGCATATCTGGTGGCCGAGATCTGGGAGGAGTGTCCGCAGTATCTGCAGGGCGATCAGTTCGACGCGGTGATGAACTATCCGCTGACCGAGGCGCTGATCCGCTTTGTCGTCGGCGCGCGCACGCGGCGCGAGCTGGTCAGCGATCTGGGCTACCGCCCCTGGCCGCCCATGGACGCGCGCGCGTTTGCCGATCGCGTCGATGCGCTGCTGCGGCTCTACCCCTGGCCGGTGCAGTTGGCGCAGTTCAACCTGCTCGACTCGCACGACACGGCGCGCTTCCTGAGCATCGCCGACGGGGATGAGCAGAGTCTGCGGCTGGCGCTGCTGCTGCTGATGACCCTGCCGGGCGTGCCCTGCATTTACTACGGCGACGAGATCGGCATGACCGGCGGCCGGCCCGATGCCCAAGCGCGGCGGAGCTTTCCCTGGGATCATCCCGAACGCTGGAACCACGCGCTGCTGGCCTTCTTCCGCGAGGCGATCAGGCTGCGCCGGGCACATCCGGCGCTGCAAACAGGCGATTTTCAGCGGCTCTACGCCGACGATGCCCTGTACGCCTTCGCGCGCCGTGCTCCACAGGAGCACCTGATGGTCGTGGTCAATGCGGCGGCTGACACGCGCGAAGCCTTGCTGCCGCTGTCAGGCCTAGCCGCCGATCGGCAGCCGCAACGCCTGGTATGGGGCGCACCCATCAGCCACCAGCCGCGCGCCGAGGGCCTGTTGCTGCGTCTGGCGGGACGTAGCGTGGTGGTGCTGGCGGCTGCCTCTGACGCGACAGAGGTACAGCGATGA